The bacterium nucleotide sequence TTAGCATCGGCCAGCATGGCGGTGAGTATCACTAGACAGATAATGTAAAAGGTTTTCAATAGATTCTCCTTACTGAGTCTTATGTTTATTCTTCGATACTTCTTATTACTTATGACGTGTTGCCCGTCCTAACGTTTTGCGGATACTTCCAGCCCCTCGCCATCAAAGATGACGTTCATGCTGATAAATAGGGCAGGGTCGCGGACAAACTTCAGGTAACCGGCTAATCGCTCGGCGGCGTTGTGGCTGTTATGCGCCAGCACAATGCTGCCTTTGGGCATTTTATCTAGGCTTGCTTCGAGGATGTCGAGGTAGATTCCCTTTCCTCTTCTGGCATCGCCATCCGCGTCTAAATAGAGCAGGTTAATCTGTTCGGGGTACTCAGCGGCGTAGTCTACGGCATCGGCGGCGACGATATTGGCGACGCATGTGGGGTCAATCTTCCTGACATTGCGCTCGGCTCGTTCTGCTTCTTCCGGCTTAATCTCGATGCCCACCAGGTCATTCGCCTGATAGCATGCGCCCGGCCCGACTGCTGCCCCGGCGTTAGATATAAAGGTATTGCCGCAGAAGATACCCGCAGCCAGCATGTTTTGTGGCTGGGTAATGGCGTTTATAGCATAGATTAATCGCTGCATCCGCGGGGTAATGGCTGTCCATGGGATTTCAAACAGCTCCTTAACTGCCTCCCGTAAGGCAAGCATCTTCGCAATATCATAGTTCCCATGCGGCAGTATCC carries:
- a CDS encoding class I SAM-dependent methyltransferase encodes the protein MATTYMTADRDEYRMDPGNPFLTIEPIEMEVRVVGDALAALVEAGILPHGNYDIAKMLALREAVKELFEIPWTAITPRMQRLIYAINAITQPQNMLAAGIFCGNTFISNAGAAVGPGACYQANDLVGIEIKPEEAERAERNVRKIDPTCVANIVAADAVDYAAEYPEQINLLYLDADGDARRGKGIYLDILEASLDKMPKGSIVLAHNSHNAAERLAGYLKFVRDPALFISMNVIFDGEGLEVSAKR